The DNA segment CCAGCAAACTGCCACCtaccacacaaaacaaaacctgatggaaacagcagcttttcttGAGAAGAAATCAAATCAAGTTTTGAGTTTGTTGCTTATTCAGTaaatagataaaaaaaaaggaggatctTTTTGTGGACAAAAGCAACACAGCTACGACTCCATGGATCCACTGGCATATTCTGCAGGAATCCAAAGGTATGAAGCACCAACACAACTCTCCCCCAAGTTGTTCCACAAGTCCCacaccaaaagagaaaaaaataaggacaAAGCCTATTTCTCTACTGTAGCAGGAAAGCGAATTTCACAATTGACACTGAGCTTTGAACTCCCTTCAGTGAACTTGAAAGAGGCAACTGAAGTGCCTCAAACTGAATTCAGGGAAACTTGAACCCTCACCCCAGTGAAAATGCAGCCTGCAGCCACCTACTGCAAGAGCTCCAAACCCCAAATGTGTGCAAACTCAGCCCCACTTTCACACAAGTTTGGATTTCAGGGATCTCCCCCGGCAGAAGCATCTCCTTCAGCCACCACTCTGAAAACTTCCAGCTGAAATGAGTTTTCCTGCCAGACCATTGCACGAAAGAGAATAAAGAAACTGGGTGAGGGCTGTGCAAACCAGTACCTGGTGTGAGAGGTTTGCAGTGAAAGATTCAATTCTCAAATATTATCAACAAGAAGACAGGAAGTTATTGCAATAATAACAGTATCACCAGGCTTCCCCCACACCTCAGCATTACATCCAGGCAACTGTTGCCACAATCTCCTGCAGGACAGTGTTATTTTTGGGCAGCATTTCAGCTCTCAAATGAGCATCCCCTTGGCCAAGTTCAGGAGAAATGAAGCAGGCACACACTGCATCCCAGGAACTGAGCACTTGGAATCTTCCTACTCATGTACTTCTCTCATTTAATAGCCTAATATGATTAGAGTTCTCCTAGAGCTGTAACTTGTATCACATTACATTTATCATTTTTCTGGGCATAGAATATACCATATTTTCACGTAATAATCAAAACTCCTCTTCTGATCAAATATGACTAcagataattttattaataatcGAGTAAGGCATAAACCTTTCCATTAAAAGCCAATTCAACTTGATAATAAGATGGGTTTACTACACTgaagttcttttaaaaagagCTTACCAAGCAAGCATAActtaagcaaaaagaaaaaaatatctcacTGTGCTCGTCAACCTCAAATTCTTTACTTTTAATTCAGCTACTATAAATACTCCTCCAAATGGTAAACACCCTGAGCAGCTGCCCAGCCCCCAAGTCTTGCTGCCTCCTGCATTTGTGTATTTACAGCTGAAAGGTTTAATGCAAAGacagggaagagctgagccCTGTTCTTAAGGCCTTTCATGTGCAGACTCTGCTAAATGACAGTAAAGTCACATGAAGCTGTTCAGCCAGAAAGCACCTATAGAGCCCCACATGGAACCTGCCCGATGACAGCATTGTTCTGCTTCccattttcttcacaaaaacAGGCAACTGCAAGAACCTGCATTCTATGGATCGGGACATGTGCTTCTAGAAACAGCCCTCTCTGACGTGATCAAGATACAATTTAATGAAGGCAAAACTTTGTATTCTCAGAGTGCACGCACAACACAGCCATCAGACACTCGGAGATCAGGCCACTCCACATCTTTCCGGGGGGATACTGGAAGGCAGCACTGAACGCTGGCACCCCAACCAGCACGTGACAGCTACGAGTCCAGCCACCACCAGGGCAGCCAAGTCCGAAAAATACATatatgggggaggaaggggaggaaaagagtTAAAGAACTGCCAAGGAcatctgtaatttaaaaaaaaaaaaatcgaagtCGTTAAAACAAAAATCGGGGGTTTTAGAGGGTGTGCGCGGCCCGGGGCAGAGTCCCGCGCCGGGTCCCGATGCGGGCGGCGGAGAAGCGGCCCCGGAGCTCCGGAGCCGCCCGGGCCCGGTGCCGGCGCCCGGCGGGTCCGCGCTCACTGCGCTGCACCAAGATGGAGGCGGCGGAGCGAGGGGCGGCCGCGCCGAGGGGcggcgccggggccgcggccAGCGGGGCCCGCGTTGcgcgggcgggccgggccggtgacagcggcagcggcggggccgtgcgggccggccgggccggggggcgATGCACACAAAGGGGGGCGATGGCGGCCGCTCCCCGCACACAAagggccgcggccgcgctgcgccgggcggggccgcgcgcgGCACgccgggagccgccgccgcccctccgCCCGCACGGCCCGGCCGCTCCGCCGCGGCCCGGAGCCCCCGACGAGCCGCCCCCGCCCGCTAAGGCCGCCTGCGGCCCGCGACGCGGCGAGtcccggcgcggccgccgccgccgccccgcaccgccggCCTAGTAGGCCgcacccccacacaccccccccaTCAACCACCACCGCACACACACACGCTCCGGGCGCGCTGCCCCCGGTGCGGCGGGAGGTGCGCGGGTGGCGCGCTGGGCGGAGCGGCCCCCCCCCGGTGCCGTGAGGGGGTCGCGGAGCCCCCCCGGGCCCGCACTCACCCCAACAGCTCAGCGCCCCCGCTCCAGCGCCGCCATGAGCAGCACGGCCCGGCACGTAGGACTGAGACCGCGGCGCTCTCGCGAGAGCCGCCCGCCAGCGGGGGGAGGGGGAcgagggggcggggccgcgcatGCGCACCGGGAGCGCGCGGGGGCTGCGCGCGCTGAAGGGCTCCGTGGGGGGGGTGgcagcgccccctggcggccgcggggagggagaggggctgagggcggggcgggggaagagggagaagaacCTGTTAGAGTTTTATCTCTTTCGAATTAACGGCGTCCGAAATGCCCGTGAGGCGTTTTAATCTTCGCTGTCCCAGTGCGGGTTAACGTCCCTCCAACTGAGTCGTTTGCGTGCATtcggaaaaaaacccagaaactaAATAGAAGTTGTTTGAttgaggggagagagaaaacccCGGCTGAGGGGAGGAGAGCTCCGGttgaggggagagagaaaacccCGGCTGAGGGGAGGAGAGCTCCGGctgaggggagagagaaaacccTGGCTGAGGGGAGGAGAGCTCCGGttgaggggagagagaaaacccCGGCTGAGGGGAGGAGAGCTCCGGTTGAGGGGAGAGAACGAGTGCTCAGCTGAGGGGAGAGATGGAGCCCAGTCTGTGGGGGACACtgaagggagaaggagaacTTGTTATAGTGACCGAAAATGttgtattttgtctcttttAAATAATGTCGTCTGAAACGCCTGTGAGGCGCTTTTATATTCACTGTCCCAGTGCAGGTGAACATTCCTCCAAACTGGGTCGTTGCCGTGCAGCCAGAAGGAACCCAGAAACTAAATAGCACTTGGTTTGATtgaggggagagaggaaagccCGGCTGAGGGGAGAAGACCCCCGGCTGGGGGCAGAGGACGAGGGCTCGACTgaggggaagagagagggagCCCAGGCTGAGGGGGGACAGAAAACTCCGGCTGAGGGGGAAGGAGCTCGGCTCGGGGTCAGGGCGGGCTCCGAGCCTTACCCTTGTTGAAGCCCCCACTGAGCTGAAGGATCAGGGGGTGACATTTTGTGTCTGGACTCCCAACCACAGGCAGAGGATTTCCAGTCCTGGAGCTCTGGTCCAGTTTCCAACAGTGAAGCCAATTCTGAAAATGCCCAGCAGCGCTCAGGAACTGTGTATGACTGGGCATTTACAGCCACAGACTCCTCATTTACAGATCCAGAATGGGACAGGAGTGAATGGGACGTGCGGCTGTGTCacgggaggtttaggctggacactggggaaaggttcttccccagggtggtcgggcactgaacagactccccagggcaaagggcacggccccaaggctgccagagctcaaggagtgtttggacaacgctctgagggacagggtgggattttggggtgtccagtgcagggccagcagttggactggatgatccttgtgggtgtcttccagctcaggatgttcCACGACTCTATGAACATATTTAAACTTCCCTTGCCAATTCTGGCCCACTACTAATCAACAATAAACTCACTCAAAGCAATTGCTGTTCAGTTTCTGGCTTTTCTAAATGCACAGCAATGACCAAATTGGAGGGATGTTAAATCTACCCTGGGATAGCATAGATAAAAATGCATCACAGGCATTTAGGATGATGTTAATTTAAAAGAGATAAAATGCAACATTTCAGTTATTATAATATTTCACTCAGGCAAGGTAAAAACTAGAGGGAGTGAAAAAGGCTTGGGAACATGCAGAACACATGGAATTCCCCCCAGGACTCACAAACAGAACACACTTGAGAAAATTACTTCTGAGTTTTTTTATTCCCTCCTAAACAATTCCTAATAGAAAAGGATTGTATGCAAGAACACTCCTGTACAGAAATCCCTTGTATCTACCAGTCTTGCTGGATATTCCAGATGTTCACAAGGAAATGTCTCTTAATAAGCACAGGAACAAGTCGCCTTCTGCATCTATCAAAAGTCTCACTTGGGAAAAAGTGGCATAAAAATTTAAACTAATATTGGAAATTAGATGTTTATTGTTCTTGGGGGATTTTTCTTTGATCACAGGTCAGACAGATCTTTATACAAAAGtgttaataaaaatatcacCATGTTGATAAATTCCTACAACGCTGCAACTCTAATTTCACTCAATGCAGTAACTATGGAACACCTGTCACTACACTCACCTGTGAAGTGACATTAAAAATCTGTGTGTGTGGTCAGGTTTGGTTATTTTTGAGGCAGACCTGAGCTCGCTCTTCCTGAGTCCAAAGTGGTGGGAGGACAAAGAGCTTTGGTCTgaaggtgctgagctctgggcaGGGTCTGAGCACACCAACAGACCAGGGCTGGCCAGTACCCACACCCCTGGGAGCACTGGTAAGGCTGGGACAGGGCTatccactgaaaaacaaaacagtcaaATATGCAGAGTCCTTCAAAAACGCCCAGGTTTGTGTCAGGAAAGGTTGTCCCCTGATTGTCACCCCTAAAACAAGGTAAAGTTTGCTCTGAATAGGAGAGACTGCTTCAAGTGCCCTTCTGGCACCTGCTGTTCTCTTACCTGCTCCTAAGTGTCCAGGTAACAGAGTCAACCCAGGCAACAAAGTCAGTCCAGGTAGCAAAGCCAACCCATCCAAACCCTGAGGGGTCACTCTGCAAAGCAAAACTGCTCCGTGCAGCCAGAGCAAAGCAGGTCCCTGCCATTTACAACGTGGTTTTTGGATAATCTCTTATTCCCTCTATCAAGCACAATAATCACAACCTGCATTATGTTCTCGAGCTACAGACGAGGTGGATCTAAAAGCCAACTGCACAGCTGGAATTAAATTACCTAAAGCTCATAAAAAAATGACAAAGGGAGAGGAAATGAACGATCACAAGGGAGGACACATCAAATACTTCGGTGTCAAGCATCCTAAGACAGAGCAACAAGCCTCTGCCATCAACATTCCAGGAAAGCGCAGAGAAAACAGCCCACACACTTGAAAGATAAAACAAATATACAAGGAAACAACCTGAAAGAGCAAATCCTTGTCAGGCAGTTTCAAAATAGTCTCTGGAGGTTTGGAGGTGAGGTTTTTTGTGGCCTAAGCTTCACAGTCTGGCAGATCTTCTCTCTCCACCTCGAAAGATTCTTTGCTGATTGACAACAGTTCACGCAGCTCTTTGTTTTCAAGCTGcaaaatcaatatttttgctgaaatagAAACGAGCTAATTCACAATTAAAGGATGACAAACTTTCAGTAGCCCCACTCCTTCACAGATAGACAAAACACATACTTTGTAATACAAGCATTAATACGGTGCTGACACAAGGGGAACCACGTCATTTAAAGTGTATCTTTTGCTTCTGGCTTCACATATATAAATCTACACATATAAGGACCATCAAGACTTGAGAACAAACAGATCATATTCTGTTTCCTGACCCCACCCCCAAATTTTTGATTATTATGAATCCTTGacacaaacagaaaatccaGAGTAAGTCTCTAAATCCCCAAAGCTCGATTTATCCTCAACAGTTGGATCTGCTCTTACCTCCAGCTGAGCCAGTTTCTCCTGAACTTTAAAGAACTGATCATCATCCACTTGAACAGCTTTTCTCATCACCTCTCCCATCTCACATATTCTGTCTATTTGATTTTCAATTTCCTGAAAGACACAAAACATTCAACATGTTCAGGCAAAAGCAACAGTCATAACCTATCCCCTCTAAATGACTTACTTCCATTGTCCCAATTTTGGATTCTTTCCATGTTTTGAATTTTAATCCTTTCCTCCCAAGCATTTGCAATCCTTTCTATCTTGTACACTCAGGGATAAGAACATGCACCTCATTGTCCTTTATCATGAGTCATCATGAAAACAGTGAATAGAATCACAGCAGTCAGCAAGATAAGGCACCCTGACTTGCTAAGAGGGAAAGAATTTCAAGTGTGACAAGGACTGAGGTAACAGATTCGGGGTCACGTGAATGCAATTACTAGGCAGTAAATTTTATATTGCTTTATAAAGACATcaaatacaaaagcaaagaagATTTCAAGTAACAGTGTGCAGTAAACAGGCTCATCTCAGAGGGCAatgaaaccaaagcaaacaagaCCAGAGCCTCCTGAGGCAGATTTTACAGAATCTGACTGGAGACAGCTCTAATCCTTCTGAAGAAGCATTTTGTTGAATCTCAGAAATGCACATAGaccaaacactgaaaattcCAACATGGaatgcagcagctcctgtttgAAGAGCAATATATCAGATAATTTGACAGGGTGGGGTTTCTCTAAATGCCCACAGTACTTCCACTGGCTCTGGAAGATAAATGTATCACAGAGCAGAGAATTCAGTTTTGAATTCCATTATTCATAAAGTATGTAAACAAATCAGAGCATCTAGAGGAGAGCTGCAGGAACGAGACAgacttctgggaaaaaaaaaagattattaatCTTCTAAATagtattatttttctaaacagGAAGATGGTTATGATAAAAAAATGGATctttaaaagatattaaaatgtTGTGACTGTTCTCCAAGTGGTGGGTAGGTGAAAACTCATGGACTTCAGTATGGAAGACTCTGCCTAGACATTGAGACAGTCATATCCCATCAGAGGTTCCTCCTGAGCCTTTTCAGCTTTGCACTTCCAACTTTTGTTCAAATGTAAAGTCTTGATAAGCAGTTTGTGCACCCACTGGAAACCAGCCATTGCTACACCACTTACCTTCAGAGGAGCCAAGCAACCCACAAAAGAGAAGTGGTTTGCTGCCACATATCAGTGCCAAGACACACGTGCAAAGAGTTAGGCTGCCTCCAGTTCCAAAGGAAAACCCAAGATATGAGATGTCAGTTGGTTGAACCAACTTGCTGTTCTCCAATCAcataaaaatgccttttaacAAATGCCTAACACAATTTGTAAGTCTTAAATAGAGATTTAATGTTATTCTGTTTTTATTAGACACCTAACATAAAACAGGCCACAGTTATCAGCAGCCACCACATCCCATCAGCTCTAAAGTCACCGAGTCCAGCATGGATAAAGGGACACTTTTAGGCCACTGCAGAGAGTATCTGGATTTAAAAACACTTGGAAGTGAAAATCTCTTAAGAATTAAACATATACAGTTCACAGAGATTTAGGAGGTTCTTTTCCCTGTGTTACAGTTACTGAACAGGAATGATAACAACTCAGGTATTTTGATTTTACTGCAGAGGATCAGAAATGTTAATTCTTAACCCAGGGAATTCACCACCTGGTCAAAAGAACAAGACTCCACCTGGGCTGTGAAGGGGTTGTATTCTGAAAGGAATAGAGGGAAAAATACCAGCAGAGAGAGACAAGAGTAggagaaaatgtattttgtagCAGAGACATTGCAGGACTGGAAACAAAGGTTGTATGACAGGAGCAAGTGAGGGGTCTTGGGCACTGCCCTGTCCCCATTCCACCTTACCACGGAATTCGCCTGATGGACTTTCAAGACCGGTTCTGCATCTTCACGTTTTCTCCCTTCCAAAAGCTGCAACATCTGCTTCCTGTATTTGCTCATGATGAGCTCCAGCGCATCTTGGTGCTCCTCCAGCGagacccacagctctgcaggacacAGCCCGTCAGTGCCACGAACGGAAGAGCGGGAGACCTCCCACAGCAGCGGCAGCAAGTGCCCGGAGGTGCTGGGTACCAGCTGATGGTGGGATCGCGCAGCCCACGACAGCTCAGGCCTGGCACTGCCGTGGGGCTGCCCGGACCCCCCTCGGCCGAGGAGCCACCCGGGACATCCAGCGACTCTGCCACGGGCAACACAGATCCACCCCCACTCTCCCCGACATGACCCTCCCGCCGGCACCACCGGGCGCGCATCTCCCGCGGCACATCCCCGGGGCCCCTCTGACATCACCCACCAGGACCCACCCCCCGATCCCCAGCACCCCCCGGGCCCCGCTCACCCCTGTTCTCCTGCTGCAGGTCGCGGATCTGCGTGTTCTCCTGCGCCAGCACCACGTGCGGCCGCAGCCGGGACGGGTCGGGCCGCTCCGCCGCGACGCCTCCCGGGCCCTGCCGAGACACGGCGGGGGTCGGTCCGGCCGCCCCTCCCGGACCGGGCCGACACGCGGGGGTCGCTCCGcccgcaccccccgccccgcgctcACCTGGTCGGCGCAGCCCGCGCCCGCCTCCCGCATGGCGGCCACGCGGCGGTGCAGCACGGCCGACTGGTCGATGAGCGACTCGGCCGCCGTGTCGTGCTCCTTCAGCCGCTCCAGCAGCGTGCGCGCGTCCGTCAGGATCTTGTCGATGTTGCAGCTCATGGCGGGCGGCGCGGCTCACCGCCGCGGCGGACCCATGTCCCTCCCGGCCGCTCCCTGCCCCTCACACCCCcggcccctcagcccctcacggccccgccgggcgcgggcggaCGCGAACCCGCGGGCCCGGGGGCGCCGCTTCCGCCCGCGGCCACAGCGCCGCCAGTGCGCAGGCGCGGGCCGGCGCGGGAACGCCGCTCCCACAAGGGGCCGCCGGGCGGCGCCAGAGCGCCACGGGCAGAGAGAGGGGCGGGGCCAACAGGCGGGGCAGGGTCAGCGGGCGGGAATGGGGTCAcggagggggcggggccacATCGAGGGGCGGATCTACTGTGGGCGCGGCCGGCGCGAGGGGCGTGGCCAGGGGCGGGGTGCGGTTCCCCCGTCCCGTTCCCGAAGGGAAGCTCGAATCCCCGGAGCTCGCTTTGGTTTTGGGGCGTTTTAGGGGGTTTTGGGGCAAGGGGACACTGCCCCCACCGGCACACTGTTACCGAGCCGCCTGCCCCGGTGAATGCCCCCCCCTCGCACGTTCGTTTCCACGCCGCGGTTCCTCGTGCCCGAGCCCCCGCACCGAACCCCCCGATCCCATCGGCGGCAGAAGCTGCCGGAGGAGCCGGGAAGGGCCCTGGCTGCGGGCGGGCGCTGCTCGGCACAGCCTGTTTGCACAGGGCCGGTCCTTGACCCCGGGTCCCGTTATCTCCGGGGCTGCTCCTCGCACAGCGCGATCAATCCCGCGGGGATCTGTGGGGCTGCCGTCTTATCTGATACTCCTGTTTGTCCCTCCCCACAGTAAACATCCGCCACTCAAAATAACAAGCTCTGCACTGCTGACTTGCTGCTTTGATTCTTGTTTGCTTACTGAAGCTACTGCTGCTGATCCGTGGTGTCCTTGAGGCTTTGCCCGACTTTGTGCCACAAATTTGTTTAGTATCACTGACTTCATTACAATGTTTTCAACAATAATATTTTAACAGGACTCCCTCTGACTTGAATCATCTTTCAAGCTAAAATCCCCATTCACACAGACACATGAGTAAACTCCAGGATGCTTTCTCAGAGGAAGGATCCCTTGTGATCCCAGAGATAATCAAGAAGTGCTGAATGGGATCATTTCATATAAGCAACAATCTCTAAACATGCACTCAATGCAGCAGAGAA comes from the Pseudopipra pipra isolate bDixPip1 chromosome 25, bDixPip1.hap1, whole genome shotgun sequence genome and includes:
- the SIKE1 gene encoding suppressor of IKBKE 1 isoform X1, with the protein product MSCNIDKILTDARTLLERLKEHDTAAESLIDQSAVLHRRVAAMREAGAGCADQGPGGVAAERPDPSRLRPHVVLAQENTQIRDLQQENRELWVSLEEHQDALELIMSKYRKQMLQLLEGRKREDAEPVLKVHQANSVEIENQIDRICEMGEVMRKAVQVDDDQFFKVQEKLAQLELENKELRELLSISKESFEVEREDLPDCEA
- the SIKE1 gene encoding suppressor of IKBKE 1 isoform X2 — protein: MSCNIDKILTDARTLLERLKEHDTAAESLIDQSAVLHRRVAAMREAGAGCADQGPGGVAAERPDPSRLRPHVVLAQENTQIRDLQQENRELWVSLEEHQDALELIMSKYRKQMLQLLEGRKREDAEPVLKVHQANSVEIENQIDRICEMGEVMRKAVQVDDDQFFKVQEKLAQLEQKY